The Streptomyces noursei ATCC 11455 sequence GTACACCTCGCCGAAGATGCCGACCCGCGATGCCCCCAGCTCCCCGGCCAGTTCCGCGGCGACCTTCGGGAGGCCGTGCCCGCGCACCGCCCGCCAGTACAGGTTCCCGGGGGCCTCGGCCAGCGCCAGTCGCTGGGCGCCCAGCCCCTTGGACGTCACCTGTACCCGGCCGTCGCCGGTGTGGTAGGTCAGGCTGCAGGCGGTGCCGTGCACCTTCTCGGTGACCGCCACCGGTTCGCCCTCGGGGAACGCCGTCGGATACCGCTTCAGGTTCTCGATGTCGATCCACGGCAGCAGATCCGGCGCCGGTTCGACGTCCCCGCTCATCGAAATCGGCACCGGCGGGACCCACTTCACGATCCCGAGCTCCGCCGCGAAGTCCGTGCCGTCCCGGTGCGCGCGGGCCAGATCGACGCCGGCCAGCGCCCGCGGGCGGCACACGATGCCCTGGGACAGCTCGCCGCGCAGACGGATCGCCTTGACCCGGTTGGCGGCGGCGCCGGCCAGCCTGCCCGTCAGGCCCAGCTCGGCCAGCAGCC is a genomic window containing:
- a CDS encoding RNA ligase (ATP); translated protein: MSTLRVTVEELTVHEHPNADALELAQVGLYRAVVAKGAYRTGDFAVYIPEQAVLPEGLLAELGLTGRLAGAAANRVKAIRLRGELSQGIVCRPRALAGVDLARAHRDGTDFAAELGIVKWVPPVPISMSGDVEPAPDLLPWIDIENLKRYPTAFPEGEPVAVTEKVHGTACSLTYHTGDGRVQVTSKGLGAQRLALAEAPGNLYWRAVRGHGLPKVAAELAGELGASRVGIFGEVYGDGVQDLGYGADGRRGVPGYAVFDIAVADGDGVRWLDPQELTRVLNGRLPVVPTLFSGPYEAQRVRELAEGRETVSGRAVHLREGVVIRPLSGRHSTELGGRAIAKMVGDAYLTRKGGTEYE